The genomic window CGTCGTTATTTGTTATAAATTTCAATAAATTCATCTAATTCGACATAACCATTGCCGTCTTTATCAAAGATAATGAATTTTTCTTCCAAAACTGTCTTACTAGGATAGATGATCCTCAGTTCTTCTTTGATAACCCTCCCATCCTTGTTCACGTCCAGGGAATAAAACACTTCCTGTGGTGTTTCTCCTC from Syntrophales bacterium includes these protein-coding regions:
- a CDS encoding EF-hand domain-containing protein, yielding MKIMKRALILLLVSVFMFTAVPVFAGGETPQEVFYSLDVNKDGRVIKEELRIIYPSKTVLEEKFIIFDKDGNGYVELDEFIEIYNK